Proteins encoded by one window of Myxococcus guangdongensis:
- a CDS encoding HPF/RaiA family ribosome-associated protein codes for MRIEIRARHFTLTETLRTHVERRARFAMGRLSDRVREVTVRLEDINGPRGGVDKVAKVTVRLEHGGQLASEAMDATFPGAVDRALERAGHAVGKALGRSHRQDSESVRTGPWEAEEQPSPL; via the coding sequence ATGCGAATCGAAATCCGAGCCCGACACTTCACCCTCACCGAGACCCTCCGCACCCACGTCGAGCGCCGCGCGCGCTTCGCCATGGGACGACTGTCGGACCGGGTCCGCGAGGTGACGGTGCGCTTGGAAGACATCAACGGCCCACGCGGAGGCGTGGACAAGGTGGCGAAGGTCACGGTGCGCCTGGAGCACGGCGGACAGCTCGCGTCGGAGGCGATGGACGCGACCTTCCCCGGCGCGGTGGACCGGGCCCTGGAGCGCGCCGGGCACGCCGTGGGCAAGGCACTGGGACGCTCGCACCGCCAGGACAGCGAGAGCGTGAGGACCGGCCCCTGGGAAGCCGAGGAGCAGCCCAGCCCCCTGTGA